In the Bartonella apihabitans genome, CAATATAAGCAAGCAAGGAATAATGCCGGTTAATAAAAGATGGAAGAAGAATGCAGGTGTAAGCAGGTTGGACGCTTCTGCCGAAGTGGTCTCTACAGCATTGGCAATCATATCGCGGTCGATAATTGTTCCGAATTCATCGGTAAACCAGCTTGCGATACTTCCTACCATAATGAAAATTATAAAAACCGGCTTGATAAGATATTTGACCGAAAAAGTTACCGTGAGTGCAATAAACAAACAAGCAACACCGACAGCAATCGCCATAATCGGTGCAAAATCATAATTGAAGGCCTGTAAAACATGTTGCCAAAAGGTCCGGTTAAAAATTACAAGCATATAAAGTGCAACGATAATTGACAGAGTTACACTGCTCATTGCGGGGCGATATTTCAAAATAGAGCGAAACATGTGTCACCTCACAACATTAGCAGGATATGGTTGGGAAAAAGACGCTCTGACAGAAAATGGTTTGACATATTGGGACGGAAATTTTTCGCATTTTCCTTGTTTGTCAGACCATTCTTTCAATTTGTCCATTTCACTTCTTGCAATGGACAAATCATTTTGGAAGGACGTAAGTTTTTTCAAGCGTTCGAAAAGTCTTTCCGAATAATGTTCGTCAACTTCCACAGCACTGACACTATGGACACCGCAAATGACGCGGCTTTCAGCAAGGCTGCGCGCATGGGTAAAAATGGCCGCACGCCGCTCAGGGAAAAATTCAACCAGCAAGCGTGCAATTGTCCACCCTTCCATGGCGTGACCGGACGGATAATCGTATCCTGAAGGTCTCGCGCAAGAAGCGCCTCCATAAGCGATATAAGGACGAGGAATTCTAAATTCTTTTTTGGAGTGTCGTGTCAGTCTTTCTGCGTCATCATCGATTTTTGTGAAAAGCTTGACGAAATTCGGCATAGTTTTCGGTCTAATTGATGTCCCGCCGCACAGCTAAAGCCCTGAATAAGCTCCGCTTGGGTTGCGTTAGCGTCATTTATTGCCTGTTTCCAACGTGCACTGTCTTTGTAGCTACGGGTTTTTAAAAAAATTTTTTCATCACGCTGTTGTTCGGCACTTCCAAAGTGAGGAGGGGTGACGTCAAGCATCATCCGTTGCTCGCCATAACGGTTCAGATAGCCGTTCCCGCTCAAATAATAGCCACTGCAAAACAATGTTGCACAGCCAAGAACGGCAATTGTCAGTTTTCGAGTTTTGCGCATTCGCAGAATCCTTGTTTGATCTGCTATCTAAGCGCTAAAACTGACAGTATCCTGAATGGACAAGAAAACTTTAGATTGAAAAAATGGAAAGGCTTGAGCCCCCCGAGATGGCCGTAAATCCGGATATTTTTCAAATAAAACAAGCGAAATTCGGTCATTTTAACCGATTTTTCTCTTAAAAAACTTCATTGATTGACGAGCTTTTGTCGATTTTCGAGAAGAGACAGATGGTTAGCGAATTTTATAATGGTTAAAAAACGGGCTTTTTTAGATTAAACGAAAGTTCCAGAAAATGCCGCACCTGCCTAACAGGTTGGCGTACAGGCAATATTATTCGGACCGATATTTTCATTATCTTGTTACAATCGCATAATCGTTTTCTTTCTTTCTTGAATATTCATCATCTTTTGCCTAACACATTCAGTATATCGCCATGGAGAGACGGGAAATGCAGAACAGTTCACTGAAAAAAGGTCTGAGCAAACGGCATGTGTTTTTTATAGCTCTTGGTTCTGCTATCGGAACGGGATTATTTTACGGTTCGGCCGGAGCCATTAAAGTGGCAGGACCCAGTGTCCTTCTGGCCTATTGCATTTCAGGTGTTATGGCATTCATGGTCATGCGGGCGCTGGGTGAAATCGTGCCCTTCACAATCCACTTCCCGGTTCATTCGGCCGCTATGCCTCCAATTATATGAACCCGTTTTCCGGTTTTCTCACTGGCTGAACCTATGTTTTTGAAATGGTGCTGGTTTGTCTTGCCGACATTACCGCCTTTGCAACTTATATGGGGTTCTGGTTTCCCGAGGTTTCGCCTTGGTTATGGACGCTCGGTATCACCCTTGTCATAACGGGTTTGAACCTCACAGCTGTGAAAATTTATGGTGAAATGGAATTTTGGCTGTCAGTCGTCAAGATCGGAGCTATTATTGCCATGATCATTGCCGGTTTCGGAATTATGTTATTCGGCTTCGGTACAGCAACACATGAAGCAACCGGTATTCATAATCTTTGGAGCAATGGCGGCTTTATGCCGAATGGCTGGGAAGGCTTCATTGCTTCTTTCAGTGTGGTTGTTTTTGCTTTCGGCGGAATTGAAATTATCGGCCTTATGGCTGTCGAAGTGAAAGATGCCGACCGGAATATTCCCAAGGCAATCAATGCTATTCCATTCCGTATCCTGTTTTTCTATGTAGCAACGCTTGCTATTTTGATGTCGCTTTATCCCTGGAACAAGATTGGTCTTGAAGGCAGCCCGTTTGTGACGATTTTTGAAAGTCTTGGGATCAAATATGCAGCCAATATCCTCAATATTGTTGTGATAACCGCTGCCATTTCTGCGATCAACAGTGACTTATATGGCGCAGGCCGCATGTTACATGGCCTTGCCGAAGATGGTCATGCCCCCAAAAAACTCAATTTTGTTTCAAAAAACGGAATTCCGGTGTTGTCGGTTTTGGCAATGTTCTGCGTATTGGTTATTGGCGTGGTGCTCAATTATTTCGTCCATGACAAGCTGTTTTTCCTGATCGCTGCCATGGCAACATTTGCGACAGTCTTTGTCTGGCTCATGATTTTGCTTTCACAAGTTTGTATGCGACTTAAAATGTCAAAAGCCGAACAGAATAACTTGCGTTATCAAATTCCGTTCTGGCCGGTTGGTCCAATCATTGCTATTCTTTTCATGATTTTTATCATTGTGCTTCTTGGATTTTTTGAAGATACAGCACCTGCACTCGTCGTCGGTGTCATATGGATTGTATTGCTGGCCATCTGTTACTATGGCATTCAATATCTGGATAAGGATGGACGTTGGGCGTTAAAAAACAAACGTCCGCCTGAGTTGTAATCGATACAAAAGAGGAAAGTCGGTGGAATTGGGATTGAAGTTCCCTGATAGAATGGTTGAAAAACCGATCAATATAAAGCCACACCTTGGAAAACGCCGTGGCGATATAACGCGGAAAGTACTTCTCACACACGGTGAACAAGGCGAGTTACAAAGGCGTTTGAGCAGCGCAACCATGAGACAATCGGGATCCTCCTCCTCTTTTTCCGATATTTACCGGTCAATTGCTTTATTGGATGGTGATGAAGTCACGCTCAATATTACCGAAGAGACCTCAATCGTTCTTAGTGGTTCAAGCAAGCCTTTTATGTTTGTGGGCGAGGCAGTAGTTGGTGCTTTACCGACAGGGGCAAAACAACAGACCTGAATATCATGACGCGTAGATCGTCATGGAAGCATCGGATGATGCGGATAGACATCACGCGAACCACGGAATTTGCCACAGATTGCAAACATATGTTTATTGTGTGTCATGGTGATTTTCGTATTGAATGCAACTATCAGACAAAAACAGTATTGCGTTTCGATAGCATCCTTATAGAGGAGGGCGATGTATTGTAACTACAGCCCTCCAGAGATGTCCGAACATTATTCGTCATCGCCTTATAGTCCCGAAAACATTACGTCCTGACCCAAAGTTTGGAAGATCATCAATAGACATTCCGTCCGTTCGCCATAGGACGATACATTTTTAGGACATTGACCTAATCATATCATACATAAATTAAGATGCGGCGGGTGAGAGCGTTATATTTAGTTCGATAACAATCTCATAAGGTTCACTTTTCGATTTCAGCCGAAATGGCATAGCTTTTCACATGCCGCTATCAATAAAAAAATTGGAGACGTCTTTGGATAGCAAGGTAACGTAATTTTGGATGGGATTTTATCAAAACCATTGTTGTAAAAGGCGGAACGTATTTCAACCAGTGTTTGGAGAAAGGAGATGCCTCCGAGCCTATGCTCCTATTCCAGTGATATGCGCATCGTAATTGCGATGTGTCGGCAATTCATCGCGAATGCGACAAAACCTGCAGCGATAAGCTCTCTACATTTAAAAAAGGGAGAAAAAGCTGCGCTATAACGGCGGTGGTTTCCTCATAAAAGACAAGTCGATTATAGAGTTGCGGCATGCTTGAAACAGATGCGACCGATGAAAAGAATCATATAACCGTTGTCTGAAAGGCGAAACTGTTCAACGCTTGTGTCCTTGATCATCTTGAAAGCGGTATTTGGATGCTTTGCGAGAAAGGCTTTCACAGACCGGGTAACGATAGGAACGGCCCCGCAAATAATTGTACCGATTCTGATACGACTCCAATGCTTTTTCGAAAGGGGTTCGAGTTCATCTTGCAGGTTTCCAATCTGGGTTAGAATGACCCTCTCATAACGAATAACGTATTCCTCAAGCTTAGTGCATGCATTCCCCGATTAGTACTGGTAAACAATTGTTGTTCTAAAATATCTTTAATTTCCTGAAAAGTCTTTGTGGCACAGGATTGGCTCATACGGATCCCGGCTGCCACCTGCTTCGGTGAACCGCAGTCGGCAATCTTTGTCATCAACATAAGTTGACGGATCGGGAGCGGTTGCGTTAATGCACGGTATTGTCGGCTTTGGTATCCATAAAACTTATACCTATATCGCAAAAAAGCGGATTTACGCACCATTTGAGCGCTCATAACATGTATTCATAGCGATATGGACACATAAGGCAATATCTCCGATCTCGCAATTTACTTTCCTGAATGTCAAGGGTGTCCTGCATGGAGGGGCTTAACTATGTCACGAGAATTCAGTTCTCATACGGTTCACTCGTAAGACTTAATGGAGAAGTAGAACTGGCATCTATAAAACGTCCTCTTCTTATTATTACCGATAAAGGGGTGCGCCAATTAGGGGGAGAGGAAGAGCTTGGGACATATCTGCAAGCAAAATTTGCAGCGGTTTATGATGATACGCCCGATAATCTGACCGAAGCTGCAGTCAGGAGTGCACAGCGCTGTTTTAAGGAAATAGAAGCCGACGGGATTATCGACATTGGCGAGAGCGACAGAACTACCATCTGCCCCCCATGTGGAAGCAGCAATTATAGATGTGACACAGGCCCTGGGGTTGCCAACCAAGCTTTCACAATTGGGGGTGGAGTCTAATATTTTTCCGGCGATTATTAACGTCGCGTTGAAAGATCACAGCCATCAAACCAACTAGAGAGAGGCATCAGCGCGGGATTACGAGGAGATGTTGAGCAGTTCGATCTGACAGGGGAAGACGGGGAGATCCCTTCGTGTTTTATAAACCAAATCTGCAACAATCCCCTTATGGGGAAGGGAGGAAATATGAACAACGCTGAACAAACGGCGCGAACCAAAATAGCAAAAGACACACTCATTTCCGATAAAGATCGGCGCAAGGCACTTTTCGGCAGTGCGGTCGGTTCTACCATTGAGTGGTATGATTATTTTCTCTACGGGACGATGTCTGCCACAGTTTTCGGACATATGTTTTTCCCCAGTGAAGACCCGGTTGTCAGTCAGCTGCTCGCGCTCACATCCTTCGCGCTGGCTTTTTTGATTAGACCTATTGGCGGCGTCTTCTTTTCACATATTGGCGACAAGATAGGACGCAAGAAAACCCTTGCGATCACCCTTTCACTGATGGGATCATCAACCGTTGCCATGGGGCTATTGCCAACTTATGAAAGCATCGGTGTTCTGGCTCCGATACTGCTCACCATACTGCGTTTGTTACAAGGTGTTGCTCTCGGCGGCGAATGGGGTGGCGGCGTTTTACTTGCCGTCGAATATTCGCCGCCGAAAAAACGTGGTTTTTTTGGTGCTGTACCACAAACAGGCGCTATGCTTGGTTTGGCTTTGGGAAATGCAATTACCTCGCTTCTAAGCTATGTCTTTTCCGAACAGACTTTTTTGGATTACGGTTGGCGCATACCATTCATCCTCTCAATTGTTCTGGTCGTGATAGGCATGTGGATCCGAAATTCGATTGATGAAACACCGTCATTCAAGCGGGTTTTAGCGGCCAACAAGACCAATCGCATTCCATTGTTTGATACATTCAAAACCCATAAACGGGAAGTCCTGGTTGCAATAGGGGCCAAAGTTGTCGAAACGTCGACTTTCTTTCTTTATGCAACATTTACAATCTCCTATTTGGTGGGGTTGGGTTATGAGCGCACAACAGTTTTGAGTATCGTGCTTGTATCGTCTGTTTTTGCCTTTCCGATGATGCTCGTATTTGGGGCTTTATCAGATCGGGTAGGACGCAAGAACGTGTTTGTCGGAGGTACGGTGGCGCTCATTCTATGGGCTTATCCATATTTTTGGTTGCTCAATCAGGGGTCGCTGGGCTGTATCTTCTGGGCGATATTTGTTGGCTTGGCGATTATCTGGCCAACCTATGGTGCCATGATCGGCACGGTGCTTGCGGAGGCTTTTCCAGCGGATATACGCTATACAGGAATGTCACTCGGTTATCAGCTGGGTGCTGCCATTGTGGGACTGGCTGATGCCGTTGATCGCGACAGCTTTGTTGGCACTTTATGGCGGAAGCTATATACCGATTGTCATCTTCCTTATCTGTTGTGGTATGATCTCCTTATTGGCCATGGCCTTTACCAAAGACCGTACTGGTGCCGATCTTGACGATTAAACAGTTCTGCGGACTGTTTCACAGTGAATGCGACTTTCCGCTGTTCGCTACACGCTTTTATAACAAAAGAGACAGGTCTGCAGTAACAGACTTGTCTCAAAAACTTTTAGTTGAATAGAATATGAAATGGGCAGCTGAGTTGTGCAGTCATCAAAAGATCGCATATCACAAGGAGACGTTATTATCCTCAGCATAATGCATTAGCCAATGACGCAGCGTATCTGTTTGGTTCTTTTGCAATTCCGCTAAAAGTTCTTGTTGCAAATCGCCGATATCCAATCCAAGCAGCATAGCTTTAATGGGGCCAATCGCCGCTGGTGTCATTGAGATGCGTGTAAAACCGAGCCCAAGTAACGCCAGCGCTAACAATGGCTTTCCTGCCATTTCACCGCACAAAGTCACTGGTGTGCTGTTTCGCTCGCCTGCTTCGATAATTTTGCGTAAAGCGCGTAAGAACGGAGCAGAAAGTTGGTCAAAACGATGGGCTATTTCAGAATTTCCCCGATCGATTGCCATCATGAATTGAAAAAGATCATTGGAGCCGACGGACACAAAGTCGACAACACGCATGAGTTCATCAAGCTGGAACAGGAGTGCCGGTACTTCCACCATAGCTCCCAATTTCAACCGCGTTGGCATTGCATGACCAAAACGCGTAAGATAAGCAACCTCCCGATCAATTAATTGACGCGTGCGGTAAATCTCAGAAACTTCGGTGACCATAGGAAGCATGATGCGCAATTCCCGTCCGCCGGAAGCTTTCAGCAAAGCGCGCAATTGCGTTCTCATCAATGCCGGTTTGTCAAGCGTCAGGCGGATAGCGCGCCAGCCGAGGGCAGGGTTTTCTTCTTTGCCTTTGCTGCGGAAATAGGGCAATACCTTGTCTCCACCGATATCCAGCGTCCGGAAAGTAACCGGCTTGTCGCCAATTTCCTTATAGACATTGCGATAGAGTTTTTCCTGTTCGTGGGCGCGAGGAAATGTCGAGGCAATCATGAACTGTAATTCGGTGCGGAAAAGGCCAATGCCTTCCGCTCCCGATTCATCCAGTTGTGGTAGATCGACGAGGAGACCGGCATTAATGAGCAAAGTAATGTGGCGGCCATCTTTTGTATTGGCCGGTACATCGCGCAAATCACGATAGATTTTTTGTTTGCGGGCACGAAACCGCGCTTTTTCGACGAAAGCACTTTCAACATCCAGTACAGGGCGCAGATAAACTTTGCCGTCATCACCGTCAATTATCACAGTGTCGCCATTTTCCGATAAAGACACGACCCCTTTGACTTGCCCCACAACCGGTATCGACATGGCACGGGCAACAATCGCCACATGGCTTGTCGAGGCCCCATCTTCCAAAACAAGGCCACGAATACGGTCACGCGGATAATCCAATAATTCTGCCGCCCCCATCGAGCGGGCGACAATAATTGAATCGGTGGGCAAATCGGCATTGATTGTTTCGCGCGTGCGCCCCATCAATTGGTAAAGCAGGCGATTGGCGAGATCGTCAAAATCTGACAACCGTTCACGCAAATAGGGGTCTGTCAGGTGAACCATACGTGCGCGCGTATCACTTTGAACTTTTTCAACGGCCGCTTCCGCAGTCAAACCGTTTTTGATTGCTTCTTCAAGCCGCCTGATCCACCCGCGGTCATTGGCAAACATACGATAGGTTTCAAGAATTTCGCGGTGTTCACCTTCACTGGCAACATCACTTCTTGAAAGCATGTCATCGATTGATAGACGCAACGAGTTGATTGCTTTTGTGAGCTTCTCGATTTCCGCACTGCTATTTTCATTGAAGAGGTTGGTCACAACCAGACGCGGTTCGTGAAGAACAATATGGCCAAGGCCGATGCCTTCGTTAAGTGATTGGCCGACAAGTGTGAACGGGCGGCGCATGTCCACATCGACATTGGGACGGGTAAGCCTCGGAAGATCACCTGCAGCAACCATTTCTGCAAGAACCATGGCAACCGTCTCAAGGGCTTCGACTTCCTCGTCACTATAACCACGTTTATTGCGGTTCTGGACAACGAGAACACCTAATGTGCGACCGGCGCGTAAGATTGGAACACCGAGAAATGACGAATAGATTTCTTCACCCGTTTCAGGAAGATAGGCAAATGCCGGATGTTTTCTTGCATCTGTCAGATTGAGCGGACGGGCAGTGGCTGCAATGGTTCCCACCAGACCTTGCCCCAAACGTAATTCCGAAAGGTGGACAGCGCCGGGATTAAGGCCTTCTGTCGCATAAAGTTCCAACATATTGTCGGAACGTAAAACATAGAAGGAGCAAACCTCGGCGTCCATATTGCGAGCGATTTCACGAACAATAAGGTCAAGTCGCTCTTGTGAGTCCATGGCGCGTGCCATAAACTCGCGTAGACGCTTCAGAATAACTTTGGGGCCTACATGGGTCTCCCGCATAATTTATCATATCTCCCGTTATGATAGTTAAGTCTCATGCTCATGATATTAAAAGGTCAACCCGCTTTATTATTCCCAAGATAAACCGGTGGGTTTATCCCTTAGCCTTTATCCAAGCCATAAACTGTATGTAAGGTTCGTACAGCCAATTCGGTATAGGCATTGTCGATCAAAATTGAAATCTTGATTTCAGATGTCGTGATCGCCCGGATATTGATACCTTTTTCAGCCAATGCTTTGAACGCTGTTGCAGCAACACCAGCATGACTGCGCATACCTATGCCGATAATTGAAACCTTAGCGAGATCTGTTTCCGACTGGATAACATCAAAGCCGATTTCTTTTTTGTTGGCTTCGAGGGTTGCAACAGCTTTGTCAATGTCGGTTGCCGGTACAGTAAATGTCATATCGGTCTTGGAACCGTCTTCCGAAATATTCTGTACAATCATATCGACATTAACATGTTCCTCGGCCAATGGTCCGAATATTGCTGCCGAAATGCCCGGTCGATCTGCCAAACGGCGTAA is a window encoding:
- a CDS encoding MFS transporter, producing MNNAEQTARTKIAKDTLISDKDRRKALFGSAVGSTIEWYDYFLYGTMSATVFGHMFFPSEDPVVSQLLALTSFALAFLIRPIGGVFFSHIGDKIGRKKTLAITLSLMGSSTVAMGLLPTYESIGVLAPILLTILRLLQGVALGGEWGGGVLLAVEYSPPKKRGFFGAVPQTGAMLGLALGNAITSLLSYVFSEQTFLDYGWRIPFILSIVLVVIGMWIRNSIDETPSFKRVLAANKTNRIPLFDTFKTHKREVLVAIGAKVVETSTFFLYATFTISYLVGLGYERTTVLSIVLVSSVFAFPMMLVFGALSDRVGRKNVFVGGTVALILWAYPYFWLLNQGSLGCIFWAIFVGLAIIWPTYGAMIGTVLAEAFPADIRYTGMSLGYQLGAAIVGLADAVDRDSFVGTLWRKLYTDCHLPYLLWYDLLIGHGLYQRPYWCRS
- the ptsP gene encoding phosphoenolpyruvate--protein phosphotransferase → MRETHVGPKVILKRLREFMARAMDSQERLDLIVREIARNMDAEVCSFYVLRSDNMLELYATEGLNPGAVHLSELRLGQGLVGTIAATARPLNLTDARKHPAFAYLPETGEEIYSSFLGVPILRAGRTLGVLVVQNRNKRGYSDEEVEALETVAMVLAEMVAAGDLPRLTRPNVDVDMRRPFTLVGQSLNEGIGLGHIVLHEPRLVVTNLFNENSSAEIEKLTKAINSLRLSIDDMLSRSDVASEGEHREILETYRMFANDRGWIRRLEEAIKNGLTAEAAVEKVQSDTRARMVHLTDPYLRERLSDFDDLANRLLYQLMGRTRETINADLPTDSIIVARSMGAAELLDYPRDRIRGLVLEDGASTSHVAIVARAMSIPVVGQVKGVVSLSENGDTVIIDGDDGKVYLRPVLDVESAFVEKARFRARKQKIYRDLRDVPANTKDGRHITLLINAGLLVDLPQLDESGAEGIGLFRTELQFMIASTFPRAHEQEKLYRNVYKEIGDKPVTFRTLDIGGDKVLPYFRSKGKEENPALGWRAIRLTLDKPALMRTQLRALLKASGGRELRIMLPMVTEVSEIYRTRQLIDREVAYLTRFGHAMPTRLKLGAMVEVPALLFQLDELMRVVDFVSVGSNDLFQFMMAIDRGNSEIAHRFDQLSAPFLRALRKIIEAGERNSTPVTLCGEMAGKPLLALALLGLGFTRISMTPAAIGPIKAMLLGLDIGDLQQELLAELQKNQTDTLRHWLMHYAEDNNVSL
- a CDS encoding phosphatase PAP2 family protein yields the protein MPNFVKLFTKIDDDAERLTRHSKKEFRIPRPYIAYGGASCARPSGYDYPSGHAMEGWTIARLLVEFFPERRAAIFTHARSLAESRVICGVHSVSAVEVDEHYSERLFERLKKLTSFQNDLSIARSEMDKLKEWSDKQGKCEKFPSQYVKPFSVRASFSQPYPANVVR